TCCGGCAGCTCCATTGCCATCGGCCATCCCTGGTGCGCTACCGGTGGACGCATTGTGACGACTTTGGCGTATGAGATGGCCCGACGGGATGTCCGGTACGGGCTTGTGACTATCTGCGCCGCCGGCGCCATGGCAGGTGCGTTTCTGTTGGAACGCGATTGAACCAAGGAATAATTAGTGTCTGAACGAAAACTCGACCATTCATGTCACTTACTATGTCGTGTCTTGCTTGTGTAGAAAGAAAAAGCTGGCATAAGAAAGGGTAAAGACAATGGAACCCATACTAACAAAAATTCGCCGCACTGCAAGTGACAAAATATTGGGTGGCATGAGAATATTTATAGGAGTCATGTTTTTTTCAACTGGGATCATGAAGCTGCTGGTTCCAATGCTTTGGGAAGCCTGGTCTGGTCAGCTATCCCAGGCAAATATTCCGTTTTATACATTTAACCTTTGGTTTGTCCCGGTCGTCGAGATGACAACTGGTGCAGCCTTGACAGCAGGATTTTTTTCTCGCGTCGGCAGTCTGGTGGTGATTATGATGATGATAGTAGCAACTTATGTCCATTTGGCTGTGAATGATCCGAGCTTATTCCCGTTGCAGCCGGAAAAACCCATCATTCCCCTGGTTCTAATAGGAGTAGCTGCAACTATTTTCTTGCGTGGCGGTGGCGCTTGGAGCCTGGACTTAAGATCTACAAATTAAGCAGCTCGGATTTTTTTCTTGACTTCTCTGAAGAGAATTTGTATGTATCTAATAGATTGTAACATCCTTCCTGCCATTCTTCATTTCTACTTTCGATTTACATAGCACAG
This window of the candidate division KSB1 bacterium genome carries:
- a CDS encoding acetyl-CoA C-acyltransferase; this encodes LEQIDLIEIHEAFAAQVLANAKAWEQGWKAQPIGAVDWQRVNVSGSSIAIGHPWCATGGRIVTTLAYEMARRDVRYGLVTICAAGAMAGAFLLERD
- a CDS encoding DoxX family protein; amino-acid sequence: MEPILTKIRRTASDKILGGMRIFIGVMFFSTGIMKLLVPMLWEAWSGQLSQANIPFYTFNLWFVPVVEMTTGAALTAGFFSRVGSLVVIMMMIVATYVHLAVNDPSLFPLQPEKPIIPLVLIGVAATIFLRGGGAWSLDLRSTN